The sequence TTCGCAAGGTCTCTATTTCAATACAGGCATGTTAGAGGATGGTCATCCAGTTTTAATCAAAGATTTATTGAAAGATCTTTATGAGAAAGCTTGTCAACAAAAAATGTGGGGAATTGTACGTCACACAGCAGGAATGTTAGGAAAGAGGGTCGAGGATTTAGCTAAAGCAGTCACGGATTTGTTAGTTCGACAGAAACAAGTTACAGTTGGAATGCCGTCTACCAATGAGCATACTATTGTAGCACCATTGCCTGAAAACGAATTACGAATAATAATCCATCAGACGTATGGAGACGATGAATCTACTGCTATGTTAACGCAGGAACTGCTTGTTTATCTAGCGATGTTTATTAGAACGGAACCGCAATTGTTTCACGAAATGCTCAGGCTTAGAGTAGGTTTAATCATCCAAGTAATGGCTACTGAATTATCAAGGACTCTAATATGTACCGGAGAAGAAGCATCTGAGCATCTGCTAAATTTATCTCCGTTCGAAATGAAGAATCTTTTGCATCATATTATGAGCGGAAAAGAGTTCGCAATAAGTAGCGGTACGTTTTTTCTTCCACATTGTGAGCTTatcagaagaataaataattccagaaAAATTACTGTGTGCTTTTAGTTGGTCGAGGTAACTTCTCCGTTATTAGCTGCAAGTCCAGCAGAGTCAGCaaggtaatatttataaatattaacaatagaaCTATTTTATACTTCATGATCTCATGGTTGAATGTATCCAGAAATCACAAATTGGGGGCTTCTTGAGCCCTGATCAAACTGATGGTAGTGAAACTGAGCCAGATAGGCAAGGTCAATGGTTACGACGGCGAAGACTAGACGGGGCATTAAATAGAGTGCCACGAGACTTTTATCCTCGCGTATGGCAAGTTCTGGAACGTGTACGTATTTGGAAACTTTGAGTGaacgattttttaacgttataactatattaaaatctttGTGTTTGACAGTGCCAAGGGTTAGTAATCGAAGGTAGAATGCTACCTCAAAATTTAACACAGGAAATGACACCTGGGGAACTGAAATTCGCTTTAGCAGTAGAAACTGTCCTAAATACTATACCCCAACCGGAGTATCGCCAATTGGTAGTTGAAGCTTTAATGGTATTAACTTTGGTAACTGAATATAATGTGGTTTCGTCGCTAGGCGGATTAATTACTGTTGAGCAATTAGTCCATAAAGCTAATGCTATCTTCCTAGATGATCAGGTACGTTTATTACTATACTTTTTAACGTCGCATACACGAAATTATATATGTTCGCTGTAATTAGATGAAGATCGATGGAGATGCAACTTTATGCTGTGCCAAACCGAAAGACCAACGGGAAACAAATGCAATGGGGAACCTTCTTTGCGGTGGAGCAGCTTATGTTTGCCAACATTTTTATGATAGTGCTCCAAGTGGTAGTTTCGGAACAATGACATACATCACGCGGGCTATAGCTTCTTCTTTAAATCGTTTGCCAAAGGATGGCGAATTTGAGTGTTCAATatcatagttttatttatttattagagatAAGACAAGTTTTAGCCCATTGCATCTAAATGTCTTTTCATAAATGATTCAATAGTTGATCATTGTTTATCTTTTGTGTGAAGTATAAGTTGTCGCGAATACGAAGAAGTTTTGTTGCTGAAATATCCGATCAAATGGAGTTCAATAAAGATTTCGGAAACTCTAATTTCCTACACGGAAGTCTTTGCAACGTATTAAATATGAAGAGAGAAagcaattattcatttatggaGTTTATTTTCCCTATTTTAAGAAAGTCAatcacaatataaatattttacttggtTTTAGTAGTTTTGGCAAAAGGATTCAGTTTCGTCATCCAAGATGAATttctgcaataataatttgaaataaaataattgaaatttcaaataaaacattgctataatatttacataccCCAGTGATGAAATATCTACATCTTGTACCTCTTTGATGTTTGCCTTTTTAAGTTGTGCAATTAATTCAGACCTATACTGCATTTTTAAAGgttttatttcctttctctgctcttttaattttatccatTTAATACATGCCTCTTTATAGTTTAATCCATACCATTCAATTTCTTCTCGTGTATACTAGAAATGAATATAGTCAATATTTCTAAGAAATCTAATCTatgttatacattatatagaTTAGTATCTTATACTAAAGATTAGTTTCTTACCGCAGTTAAATACTctttatatctattaaaaatctcttcCCTCTTAATGGGATCATTTGGATATAAAGTTTTATCAACTAATGCTAGTAGTATTTGGCGTTTTAACTTAAGTGCAAGTTCTGATTTCAAATCACAAGCTGGAGTCtgcaaattattgaaacatgtaaatgttaaaaaataatacacaatAGTGTCTTACAATTAGTATATTTACCTTCAGTAGATAATGATCAAAACCGTAATGTtcatgaattaaattaatagttcTATTAGTGACTACAACCCTCATATGTGCATCTAAAACTTCACTGTATACTACAGACTTTTTGAGGGTAGGAAACCAAAAGCGTGGAACTCTACGACAACGTCTACCTTTCCTTAGAAAACCCTGTATAACTGCTTCACCACCCCAAATTCCTTGATGCATTTCTTTAGGAGTCAGCAATGGAATTGGTATATTTTGAACTTTTTGTCTATAGATTAATTAAGTTAGAAGTttgaaagaaaacaaaaagaaaacaggatattttatgtacaaagTCCATACACAACATCCGTTTTCTCATCCTTGATGTAAGTGCCttcttgttttatataatgGACAGCTGTTGGTTGTTGTAGTTTCCATTCGTGCCAGAATTTCTTATATGCCTGTGGCAATTCTGCACCGATTCCCTTTGACCATCTTGTTATTCTCGGCATGTAATACAACCTCTAAAATTGATCATTCTtataagttattttaaatatacgtaAAAACGATGGTACGATTCTGATTGCGTTACGATTTTTCTATACAGTAAATCATTGTATTACAAACgaaataacttgttaaataaattcgctaTCATTTTAGGTTAACGGCTTAAATAACTTAAATCGTTCGGCAtgatgtgaaataattaccTTGCCTAATTGGTTTCCTgacatgtttttattaatttttattcctttaacAATGTTTATGTCAAATCAAATGTTTTActagtaaaatttaacaacTATGTGTGTATAACACAAATTGAGGATACAATACAATGAAGATAGTGTTTAACTCGATTTAACCCGTGCCCGTGGCGAACTCTGACGCTCCgactttatttaaatcaagAGTCAATGTTTAGCGCACATGCATAACatactttataaattgtacattatataaaaattgataagaattgtttatcgattatcgaaatgtaaacaaaattcacATTTAGATAatgttattagaattatatagtCCGTGGTCGGACAAGTAGTTCACGAATAGTCAGAGAGGTAGaggaattgataaaattaatattcaaataattgtacTGCACAATTAAATTTACGAAACATCCaattaagttaaataatagttttttcaatattctcttTAAGTTTTAATTACACTCATTTTCTGAATGAATTTTCTAATCTACTTTGTTCTGCATTAGTAAagatttattcttatatttttattttgaagattatatacgtattttcttttatttacatgTACGTACGCTGACAAGAGTGCGACAGGTGAACGAACACTTATGTGATCGACTATACGTCGACGAACataaacaatacatttttataaaataatcgtcTTATAAATAAGTTTTTCTACTACAATACTAGAATGTacaggaaatagaaaatggtaCATCATTTATAtaccaattattaatttatcacaTTTACATAGTAGTATATTTGTTTGAAGTGAAAAAGATTGTCTTTCATAGTATCTTGTATTCTTTTATGACGTGactaacaataattacaaaaagaaCAATAGTTAGTTTTGGGGAAAGTAATACGATTTTTACAATCgaacattttgtaatttcatgtCCATAAAAACATACTTGAATGTTGTTTTCGAATATAAAACTGTGCAAGTAAATTGACAGCTTAATATACTGCATTTCGTAACTAATAATGCTGATAAAgcagtattataaataatgtagacACGAAAGTGGACACAATTGtaaacattcttttttttaaaatagttacaCATATTACGACATTCATTTGAAATAAGAGCTTACTATACACAGTTACTATAGacaattctttaaacattcttatattataaataaatgtgtgGTTCAATTTTGCTTAAAAcgattatatattacaaatattaacttatcattatagttataacaaaaataacatgTAAACAATCAACAATTAGTGACAAATAactttatatcttatatatatttaaatgttaaaatcttctcgtttcttctctttaaattctaataaaaaatataacgataataataacatgaaacataaatatattttaaataagtatcaacttattaatgaaaatattttaacagaaacagaaaagaaatcaTTATGCTTCGTTCTttcatatacaaaatattcaatgtaACATTCaaggtattttttaatttgtttacttCTTTTCACTACTCCCTGGAATCAGGTGTTCCGAATCTATTGTCGTTTCcattctaaatttatttggCCTGAAGCATGAAGTATGtaacttaaaaaaaattaacacgttTACTGTCCCAGTTTTTTCACAAAGCGATAAATTTAATCCAGACTATGCATCGTATGTAAAGCAAGAACATCGTGTGAGAAACGGTCGTGCATCACATACGACGCGGAAAAcagtgaacgtgttaaagaacTTCAATTACCTAGAGTTTTTATTATCTACAGACTcttcattttcattcatttctttaGACTCCTCTTTTATTAAGTCTACATCGGTGTAAACATCTTCTATGTatgttattgaattattatctGTACCAATTCCATCCTTGTTCGCATATGTATTCGACAACCATCCTTGATTACTGCCTACTTCTGTTGATACAACAAGGAACAATTCTTTCTCCTTACTGTCTATCTGGTCCTTTAGATACACAAGCAAATCATGGTCCTAATAACACAATAACTTTGAATTAGCACAATCTATAACTTAATAATGTATTGCTTTCACTGTATCAtttgtcattaaaaaaattattgaatagcCTTATTGACCTTTCCTATGAGTTGAGGTGAATCCAATTTTGAATCAAGATTATAAAAAGCACCATGAATTTTCTTTAGAGCAATCCAATGACGTCTTTTTAGAGGTAACAATACAAAACCTAACTTGTATTCTGTTGGTACGTTTAATATGAAGCCTTCTATGTTGTCTAAACATAGACATGTAGGatctctaaaaaatataaaaatgtcatatAAGAATTCATAGTCTAACAATATtctactatttataattataatttttcacaaaccTGCGTTTGTCAAACCAAACAGCTTCGCGTCCTTTCTGTTGCAAGGCTGccataataacattaatatcataattgcCAAGTCCTAACAATGATTTATGAGGATTAATCCATACATCTGGACTTaagttataacaaattttgtcTAATTCCTGTTTGTTAAATCCTCTCTCTTGAAACAGGTTGTTCAATGCATGTAAAGCACAAAGTTCTTTCACCTACAAAACGGACAAATGTCACAGACGTAAAATTAATACACTCATATACATTagtaatttacaaatataaacattCGACACATTACTTGTCTTTCATGGTAAATAGATCCATTCATATCATCTGATGTATTTGCAACCATTTTATctacataatttttcttcggaGTTGTATCGGAAATTTTGTTAGTCGGTCAGTTGCATCGCTCGCCGAATTGTTTACCGTGTCACAACGTTTCACAGCTTTATAATAACGTATCGTTCATCAACAACACCCAACATTTAACGACACTGTCAACAGAAAGGAacaactatttattaaaattttttagaagatgtcatttatgaaataattataattgaaacacATACTGGCTTACTGCATCGGAAAAACAAATGGCAAATACTGTCACCATGAAATACACGACAGTTTCACAACAGATCAATGAAAAGTAACAAACGTTGATATAATATGCCTGTTACTCGTTTACGTTCATTCATAATTACAGTTTGTTAGATATCGCAAGCGggtttataatgtatatatatgtggtgtacatatgtacattcacttacttttataattcgtAAATTCAAGTGTACGTATTCAATGACAAGACGTAGTTGATAGAGAAGTAAGATGGTTTCAGCCTATTGGCGCCACTTAAACTAGATGATGGCATTGCTGATTGGaggttatttaaatatgatataacaGCTAAAGTAGCAAACATTTGCATGGCAAGAATCTAAATATTCAGTATCATAGTGTCATGCAGTTTCGTTCTACGATAATATGAATTACAATATTGTTGGATTctttagtatattttacaaaatggtGCTTATGTTTCTAGGCATCGACGATGGACGTTATCAATGCACTAATATTGGCCATACTGTAAAATGTTAGGAATCACGCTTCTATGGTTAAGTTAAAAACATAGTACAGGAATAGAATCATGTGTTGATTTTGAATGtcaaagtatataaaaatgccGCAACAATGTTTTAGGAAAATTGCATTATTGGAAAGGTTAAGAATTCCATTTATATACAAAGCACATTATTCTTGactgatattttaaaatatactcgaaATGGATATTCAGTACAAATTCAACAGAGAAATAGATTGTAAACAAGGAGCTGTGCGATCAGTTCGATTTAGTGGTATGCATATATTTGAGTcgtttttttctatatttaatataaattgtttactaATGAATA comes from Augochlora pura isolate Apur16 chromosome 1, APUR_v2.2.1, whole genome shotgun sequence and encodes:
- the Mrpl28 gene encoding mitochondrial ribosomal protein L28 translates to MSGNQLGKRLYYMPRITRWSKGIGAELPQAYKKFWHEWKLQQPTAVHYIKQEGTYIKDEKTDVVQKVQNIPIPLLTPKEMHQGIWGGEAVIQGFLRKGRRCRRVPRFWFPTLKKSVVYSEVLDAHMRVVVTNRTINLIHEHYGFDHYLLKTPACDLKSELALKLKRQILLALVDKTLYPNDPIKREEIFNRYKEYLTAYTREEIEWYGLNYKEACIKWIKLKEQRKEIKPLKMQYRSELIAQLKKANIKEVQDVDISSLGNSSWMTKLNPFAKTTKTK
- the Josd gene encoding josephin domain containing — protein: MVANTSDDMNGSIYHERQVKELCALHALNNLFQERGFNKQELDKICYNLSPDVWINPHKSLLGLGNYDINVIMAALQQKGREAVWFDKRRDPTCLCLDNIEGFILNVPTEYKLGFVLLPLKRRHWIALKKIHGAFYNLDSKLDSPQLIGKDHDLLVYLKDQIDSKEKELFLVVSTEVGSNQGWLSNTYANKDGIGTDNNSITYIEDVYTDVDLIKEESKEMNENEESVDNKNSR